One Camelina sativa cultivar DH55 chromosome 3, Cs, whole genome shotgun sequence genomic window carries:
- the LOC104776517 gene encoding RING-H2 finger protein ATL47-like codes for MSEEMIHRFHENFNQISPSSSPAPSPITLNQSIDSSSSSSSGGNRISPIVLFIIVLLSVVFFICSVLHLVVRYYLKKKRSSLSSSPNESDRNPEFPDSDTYQRQLQQLFHLHDSGLDQALIDALPVFLYKEIKGTKEPFDCAVCLCEFSEDDKLRLLPNCSHAFHIDCIDTWLLSNSTCPLCRGTLFSLGHQFEYPDFNFGFFAGDDGGTRVSPAQKQAENEIGKRVFSVRLGKFRSSNGEVVVGGETSGGCVSSTSSNVNSNLDNRRCFSMGSYQYIVAESDLVVALCPNNEGLKNVKEGESNNSNVEGKKINMRSKGESFSVSKIWQWSNKRSKFANPSETNLVGTSSSAYACSGSGSTVSTGLALNGRRFQGP; via the coding sequence atgtctGAGGAGATGATTCATCGTTTCCACGAGAATTTCAATCAAATCTCGCCGTCTTCTTCTCCTGCTCCTTCTCCAATTACcttgaatcaatcaatcgactcatcttcttcttcttcctccggtgGTAATCGAATAAGCCCCATCGTTCTGTTCATCATCGTTCTCTTAtccgtcgtcttcttcatctgcagCGTTCTACATTTGGTTGTGAGGTATTacttaaagaagaaaagatcgaGCCTTTCTTCATCGCCGAACGAATCTGATCGAAACCCAGAATTCCCCGACTCCGATACTTACCAAAGACAGCTTCAGCAGCTCTTCCATCTCCACGATTCAGGTCTAGATCAAGCTTTGATCGATGCTCTTCCCGTGTTTCTTTACAAGGAGATCAAAGGTACGAAAGAGCCATTCGATTGTGCTGTGTGTCTCTGTGAATTCTCAGAGGATGATAAGCTTAGATTACTTCCCAATTGTAGCCACGCTTTTCACATTGATTGTATCGATACGTGGCTTCTCTCGAACTCGACTTGTCCGCTTTGTAGAGGCACCCTTTTCTCTTTAGGTCATCAGTTTGAATACCCTGATTTCAATTTCGGGTTTTTCGCCGGAGATGATGGTGGTACTAGGGTTTCTCCGGCTCAGAAACAGGCTGAGAATGAGATTGGGAAGAGAGTGTTTTCAGTTAGGCTTGGCAAGTTTAGGAGCAGTAATGGTGAAGTAGTTGTAGGAGGAGAGACGAGTGGTGGGTGTGTGAGTAGTACTAGTAGCAATGTGAACAGTAATCTTGATAACAGAAGATGTTTCTCAATGGGGTCTTATCAGTACATAGTGGCTGAATCAGATCTGGTTGTGGCTTTGTGTCCTAATAATGAAGGTTTGAAGAATGTGAAAGAAGGAGAGAGTAATAATAGTAATGTGGAAGGGAAGAAGATTAATATGAGAAGTAAAGGTGAGAGCTTCTCTGTGTCAAAGATTTGGCAATGGTCTAATAAGAGATCAAAGTTTGCAAACCCATCAGAAACCAATCTTGTGggtacttcttcttctgcttatgCTTGTTCTGGATCTGGTAGTACAGTTTCTACTGGATTAGCATTGAATGGAAGGAGATTTCAGGGTCCTTGA
- the LOC104776518 gene encoding uncharacterized protein At1g24000-like, with amino-acid sequence MALHGTWSGKLDIKSPAARFFKSFTDDIIYPTEGIAEEVFESIESEKRTVTIKMSDRLISEKYKSVKATITVTPREDGDGSQVVWTIECSKISSDIDDPQFIIDTLVNFLKETDENLLP; translated from the exons ATGGCACTACATGGAACTTGGTCTGGGAAGCTTGACATTAAGTCTCCGGCAGCCAGATTCTTTAAATCTTTCACCGACGACATCATCTACCCTACTGAGGGAATAG CCGAGGAGGTGTTTGAGTCGATAGAATCGGAGAAGAGAACAGTGACGATCAAAATGAGTGACCGTCTGATCTCAGAAAAATACAAGTCGGTCAAAGCAACAATCACCGTTACGCCTAGAGAAGACGGAGACGGTAGCCAGGTGGTGTGGACCATCGAATGCAGTAAGATTAGCTCTGACATCGACGATCCACAATTCATCATCGACACTCTTGTTAATTTCTTAAAGGAGACTGATGAGAATCTTCTTCCATAA
- the LOC104776519 gene encoding uncharacterized protein At1g24010-like has translation MTPKGTSSVNFDVKSPASVFFQDFMVKTNFPKEGHAELEIDNVAGTGKRRKRYKMSRFQITKEWYKTIRESVPSDKVWQNPDCFKTLEGTMTVIVKEDGNGAHGVWTVDYEKTRGDLDDPRFITNTCVKFFKVMDENLTS, from the exons ATGACACCGAAAGGAACTTCTTCCGTTAATTTTGACGTCAAGTCTCCAGCATCGGTCTTCTTTCAAGATTTCATGGTGAAGACGAATTTTCCTAAGGAAGGCCATG CCGAGCTAGAGATCGACAATGTGGCCGGTACGGGGAAGAGAAGGAAAAGGTACAAAATGAGCCGCTTTCAGATCACGAAGGAGTGGTACAAGACTATCAGAGAATCCGTCCCCAGTGACAAGGTGTGGCAAAACCCGGATTGTTTCAAAACGCTCGAAGGAACCATGACCGTCATTGTTAAGGAAGACGGTAACGGAGCCCACGGGGTGTGGACTGTTGACTACGAGAAGACTCGCGGTGACTTGGACGACCCACGCTTCATCACCAATACTTGTGTCAAATTCTTTAAGGTGATGGATGAGAATCTAACAAGTTAA
- the LOC104776520 gene encoding uncharacterized protein At1g24010-like has translation MTLGGYISVEFDIKSPAYRFCQGYMALAKTTRDQFSTEELKVDLPSEKKKVRLRMEGFEISEWFNTLIIPDLIDSDDDDEDEANSRDPDYFTKLEGTMTVIQTEGCDGGRAIWTIQYEKVSEDIKDPRFIADTTTRYFQAMDKRVFSNP, from the exons atgaCACTAGGAGGATATATCTCTGTTGAGTTTGATATCAAGTCTCCGGCGTATAGATTCTGTCAAGGTTACATGGCGCTAGCGAAAACCACAAGAGACCAAT TTTCGACTGAGGAGTTAAAGGTTGATCTACCTTCGGAGAAGAAAAAGGTTCGGCTAAGAATGGAGGGCTTTGAGATCTCGGAGTGGTTCAACACGCTGATAATACCTGATCTCAtagacagtgatgatgatgatgaagacgaggCCAACTCGCGAGACCCAGATTACTTCACGAAGCTCGAAGGAACCATGACCGTCATTCAGACGGAAGGCTGTGACGGTGGCCGAGCAATCTGGACCATACAGTATGAGAAGGTTAGCGAAGACATCAAGGACCCACGTTTCATCGCCGACACTACTACAAGATACTTTCAGGCGATGGATAAGAGAGTCTTCTCAAATCCTTAG